In Xylanibacter ruminicola 23, a single genomic region encodes these proteins:
- a CDS encoding mannose-1-phosphate guanylyltransferase codes for MANHIVIMAGGVGSRFWPLSTPELPKQFIDILGCGRTLIQLTVDRFQGICPMQNFWVVTNAKYVDIVKQQLPDIPADHILAEPAARNTAPCIAWACWSIKQVDPTANVVVTPADAVVMNPEEFRRVITNALTFTAKKNAIVTIGIKPSRPETGYGYVETSAAVDNEICVVNAFKEKPDHDTAEKYLQAGNYLWNAGIFVWNIETITNCITKYKPNIAADMEEIATTGDVANIFPQCEKISIDFAVMEPAAADGLVYTHPADFGWSDLGNWASLHDKLQKDENNNAAVGNVKLYECNNCVVHAEDAKKVVLQGLDGYIFSEKNGQILLCKRSEEQRIREFSAE; via the coding sequence ATGGCAAATCACATAGTGATAATGGCGGGCGGCGTTGGTAGTCGCTTTTGGCCTTTGAGTACACCAGAGCTGCCCAAGCAGTTTATTGATATACTTGGTTGTGGTCGCACCCTTATTCAATTAACGGTTGACCGATTCCAAGGCATCTGCCCTATGCAGAACTTCTGGGTGGTAACAAATGCCAAATACGTTGATATCGTTAAACAGCAACTGCCCGATATTCCTGCTGATCATATTTTGGCAGAGCCGGCAGCTCGTAATACCGCCCCTTGCATTGCGTGGGCTTGTTGGAGCATTAAACAGGTAGATCCTACTGCTAATGTGGTTGTAACCCCAGCCGATGCAGTGGTAATGAATCCTGAAGAGTTCCGACGTGTAATAACAAATGCTTTGACATTCACAGCCAAGAAGAATGCCATCGTAACTATCGGCATCAAGCCCTCACGTCCCGAAACAGGCTATGGCTATGTTGAAACTTCTGCGGCCGTTGACAACGAAATCTGTGTTGTGAATGCTTTTAAAGAAAAGCCAGACCATGATACAGCCGAGAAATATTTGCAGGCAGGCAATTATCTTTGGAATGCAGGAATTTTTGTATGGAATATCGAAACCATTACCAATTGTATTACCAAATATAAGCCTAACATTGCTGCCGACATGGAAGAAATTGCAACTACAGGCGATGTAGCAAACATATTTCCACAGTGCGAAAAGATCTCTATCGACTTTGCAGTAATGGAACCTGCTGCTGCCGATGGCTTGGTTTATACCCATCCTGCAGATTTCGGCTGGAGCGATTTGGGTAACTGGGCATCATTACACGACAAGTTACAGAAGGATGAGAATAACAACGCAGCCGTTGGCAATGTAAAACTCTACGAATGTAATAACTGTGTAGTACATGCCGAAGATGCCAAGAAAGTGGTGCTCCAAGGACTTGATGGCTATATCTTCAGCGAGAAGAATGGACAGATACTCCTTTGCAAACGTAGTGAGGAACAAAGAATCAGAGAGTTTTCTGCAGAATAA
- the rfbF gene encoding glucose-1-phosphate cytidylyltransferase, giving the protein MKVVLLAGGFGSRISEESVFKPKPMIEIGGMPILWHIMKEYAWYGHNEFIICAGYKQEYIKEWFANYFLHNSDVSFDFREGKNEMTVHHSHLEPWKVTVVDTGYNTMTGGRIKRVQEYVGNETFMMTYGDGVCDVDINKLVEFHKSHRKKATLTAVKMKQDKGVLDITKDMNVRAFREKNSMDGAPINAGYMVLEPSVFDYIDGDSQPFEREPLERLAKEGELMSYIHEGFWQCMDNIREKNLLEGLLANGTAPWKKWEREVPIDKVNK; this is encoded by the coding sequence ATGAAAGTAGTATTATTAGCTGGTGGCTTTGGCTCGCGTATTAGCGAGGAATCGGTATTTAAGCCCAAACCAATGATAGAGATTGGTGGTATGCCTATCTTATGGCATATCATGAAAGAGTATGCTTGGTATGGGCATAATGAGTTTATCATATGTGCTGGATATAAACAGGAATATATAAAGGAGTGGTTCGCTAACTATTTCTTGCATAACTCTGATGTGAGTTTTGACTTTCGAGAGGGTAAAAATGAGATGACCGTGCATCACAGTCATCTTGAGCCTTGGAAAGTGACTGTTGTTGATACAGGTTACAACACTATGACAGGTGGTCGTATCAAACGTGTGCAGGAATACGTTGGTAATGAAACCTTTATGATGACTTACGGTGATGGCGTTTGTGATGTGGATATCAATAAGCTCGTAGAGTTCCACAAGAGCCATCGCAAAAAAGCGACACTCACTGCCGTTAAAATGAAGCAGGACAAGGGAGTACTTGATATTACCAAGGACATGAACGTGCGTGCTTTCCGTGAGAAGAATTCTATGGATGGCGCACCTATCAACGCTGGTTATATGGTGTTGGAACCTTCTGTGTTTGATTACATTGACGGCGATTCACAGCCATTTGAGCGTGAACCGCTGGAGCGTCTTGCCAAGGAAGGCGAGTTGATGTCCTATATCCACGAAGGGTTCTGGCAGTGTATGGATAATATTCGGGAGAAGAACCTGCTTGAAGGCCTGCTTGCAAATGGTACAGCACCTTGGAAAAAGTGGGAAAGAGAAGTTCCTATTGATAAAGTAAATAAGTAA
- the rfbG gene encoding CDP-glucose 4,6-dehydratase has translation MATLLEDFYRGKRVFVTGHTGFKGSWLCKMLANAGAIVTGYSLAPNTKPSLFEIAELEKDIHSVIGDIRDYAVLKKAFDKAQPEIVLHLAAQPIVRESYKDPAYTYETNVMGTVNILECVRNSNCVKSFLNVTTDKVYLNKEWEWGYRENEELDGYDPYSNSKSCSELVTHSYKRSFFTDKDGKAIIPISTARAGNVIGGGDFANDRIIPDSVRAAQKGEDILVRNPYSTRPYQHVLEPLYAYLMIAAKQYEDCKYADYYNVGPDDVDCFQTGALVELFVSKWGEGLKWTNKYDGGPHEANFLKLDCSKLKSTFGWTPRWNLGEAMDKIVEWSKCWLAGSDVRACMDKQIDEFLSGMK, from the coding sequence ATGGCAACATTACTGGAAGATTTCTATCGTGGAAAGCGAGTCTTTGTAACTGGCCACACGGGATTCAAGGGAAGTTGGTTGTGCAAGATGCTGGCAAATGCTGGTGCTATTGTAACTGGCTATTCCCTAGCGCCAAATACAAAACCTTCATTGTTTGAGATTGCAGAACTGGAGAAGGACATCCATTCTGTGATAGGTGATATCCGTGATTATGCGGTTCTGAAGAAGGCCTTTGATAAAGCACAGCCTGAGATAGTGCTGCATTTGGCTGCACAACCAATTGTACGTGAAAGCTACAAAGATCCTGCATACACCTACGAGACCAACGTGATGGGTACGGTAAACATCTTAGAGTGTGTTCGCAACAGCAATTGCGTAAAATCCTTCCTGAATGTTACTACTGATAAGGTATATCTGAACAAAGAATGGGAATGGGGTTATCGTGAGAATGAGGAACTGGATGGCTATGACCCATATAGCAATTCTAAGTCTTGTTCAGAATTGGTAACTCATAGCTACAAGCGAAGCTTCTTTACGGATAAGGATGGTAAAGCTATTATCCCCATCTCAACAGCCCGTGCTGGTAATGTGATTGGTGGCGGTGATTTCGCTAACGACCGTATCATACCTGACAGTGTGCGTGCTGCTCAGAAGGGTGAAGATATTTTGGTTCGTAATCCTTATTCTACACGTCCTTATCAGCATGTACTGGAACCATTGTATGCTTACCTGATGATTGCTGCCAAACAGTATGAAGACTGCAAGTATGCAGACTATTATAATGTGGGCCCTGATGATGTGGATTGCTTCCAGACAGGTGCTTTGGTTGAACTCTTTGTGTCTAAATGGGGTGAAGGCTTAAAGTGGACCAATAAGTATGATGGTGGCCCTCATGAGGCCAATTTCTTGAAACTTGATTGTTCCAAACTGAAATCCACCTTTGGTTGGACTCCTCGTTGGAACCTTGGTGAAGCAATGGATAAGATTGTGGAGTGGAGTAAATGTTGGCTGGCAGGTAGCGATGTTCGCGCCTGCATGGATAAGCAGATTGATGAATTCTTAAGTGGAATGAAATGA
- a CDS encoding NAD-dependent epimerase/dehydratase family protein — MKNVIVTGANGFIGSTLVNNLLKNGVKVVAIDISFAAPRIPDCDKVVKLEVGLDEIEKLKSLIPTGEYDAMYHLAWAGVNGPSKADPTVQLNNIQLGINCAQLCKAIGVKKLLCAGTVAEQAVHSLPNLSQTSGGMMYGVAKHCAHLMLEDYCKNIGLQFVWMQFSNIYGVGNKTGNLVSYTLGELLKGNEATFGPAAQPYDFIYVDDLLEAVYRLGASETKQACYYIGSGSPRILKEYLLKIGELAVMQDKVGIGIRPDDGIKYDFTMFDITPLKEAIGDYVSTPFEEGIKKTINWLKEQ, encoded by the coding sequence ATGAAGAACGTAATAGTAACTGGTGCCAATGGCTTTATTGGTAGCACGCTGGTCAACAACCTCCTGAAGAATGGAGTGAAGGTGGTAGCTATTGATATCTCATTTGCGGCACCCAGAATCCCTGATTGCGATAAGGTTGTGAAACTGGAAGTAGGTTTGGATGAAATAGAAAAACTGAAGAGTCTGATTCCTACTGGTGAGTATGATGCTATGTACCATCTTGCCTGGGCTGGTGTAAATGGCCCCAGTAAGGCAGACCCTACAGTACAGTTGAACAATATACAGTTGGGTATCAATTGTGCTCAACTATGTAAAGCCATTGGCGTTAAGAAATTGCTTTGTGCCGGTACTGTAGCTGAACAGGCTGTTCATAGCCTCCCCAATCTTTCTCAGACTAGTGGTGGTATGATGTATGGTGTTGCCAAGCATTGTGCACACCTGATGCTTGAAGACTATTGCAAGAATATTGGCTTGCAGTTTGTCTGGATGCAATTCTCTAATATCTATGGAGTTGGGAACAAGACCGGCAACTTAGTAAGCTATACCTTAGGAGAACTCCTAAAAGGTAACGAAGCCACTTTTGGCCCAGCAGCACAGCCATATGACTTCATCTATGTGGATGATTTACTAGAGGCTGTCTATCGCTTAGGAGCTTCCGAAACCAAACAGGCCTGCTATTATATTGGTTCTGGTTCTCCACGCATTCTGAAAGAGTATCTCTTGAAGATTGGTGAACTGGCAGTTATGCAGGACAAGGTTGGTATTGGTATCCGTCCTGATGATGGCATCAAGTATGATTTCACTATGTTTGACATCACGCCATTGAAGGAGGCTATAGGTGACTATGTGAGCACTCCATTTGAGGAAGGCATAAAGAAAACGATTAACTGGTTAAAAGAGCAATAA
- the rfbC gene encoding dTDP-4-dehydrorhamnose 3,5-epimerase — MITKFNFEELDLKGAYKIQPFYATDERGGFVKDYNIDMFKANGIEHELKEVFYTISKRGVIRAMHFQLVKQQAKLVRCVSGHVYDVIADLRPDSPTFGQWRGFHLTGDNQVELYIPQYFGHGYLVIEDSVVSYKCGEVFYGEGDSGIMYNDPDLAIEWPMDLIGGEEKLIISEKDKNLMSFKDYNNIVK; from the coding sequence ATGATAACAAAATTCAATTTTGAAGAGTTAGACCTCAAAGGAGCATATAAGATTCAGCCGTTCTATGCAACGGATGAACGTGGTGGTTTTGTAAAGGACTATAATATTGATATGTTCAAAGCTAATGGCATTGAGCATGAGTTGAAAGAGGTGTTCTATACCATCTCTAAACGTGGAGTCATTCGTGCCATGCACTTCCAGTTGGTAAAGCAACAGGCAAAATTGGTGCGATGCGTCAGTGGTCATGTATACGATGTGATTGCAGACTTGCGCCCAGATTCGCCAACCTTTGGACAGTGGAGAGGTTTTCATTTGACTGGTGATAACCAGGTAGAACTGTACATACCTCAGTACTTTGGGCACGGTTATTTGGTAATTGAAGATTCTGTGGTTTCATATAAATGTGGTGAGGTATTCTATGGCGAAGGTGATAGTGGAATTATGTATAATGACCCTGACCTTGCCATTGAGTGGCCCATGGATTTAATTGGTGGTGAAGAGAAGCTGATTATTTCTGAAAAAGATAAAAATCTGATGAGCTTTAAAGATTACAATAATATAGTTAAATAG